In Xenorhabdus nematophila ATCC 19061, one DNA window encodes the following:
- a CDS encoding pyridoxal-phosphate dependent enzyme, with amino-acid sequence MNFELFNSQDSMPDTEKAFTLFPELKKIDNTLGNTTLIPVPSPEGKASILAKLEFENPFGSVKDRVAFGLFCDAINQHDFSQGELKLLDASGGNMAKALAKLGNMCDIPVHVVVPDSAPEELIDIFKTENATITCVDHNFFLLGVITRARQIAEEDSSWTLLAQHLNRVNTAIHEYQTGTEIREQLNGTYADGWVAAVGTGGTLAGVATALRRDNPQLKVWGTTTKELPYGSLAAPNGKKKFAGAGGFGWGFRQPFINQLMPEEPYFNQVSYREAISAMYEFFQLTGMKIGSSSAANWKTAWKLAETMTPDQQIVTLFADAGSDADRELGREWFNQPS; translated from the coding sequence ATGAATTTTGAACTATTTAATTCACAAGATAGTATGCCAGATACAGAAAAAGCCTTTACTCTGTTTCCCGAACTGAAAAAAATTGATAATACATTGGGGAATACCACTTTGATTCCTGTTCCCTCACCAGAAGGGAAAGCATCAATTCTTGCTAAACTCGAATTTGAAAACCCATTTGGCTCAGTGAAAGACCGGGTGGCTTTTGGCTTATTCTGTGACGCCATCAACCAACATGATTTTTCCCAAGGAGAGTTAAAGTTACTTGACGCCTCTGGTGGCAACATGGCAAAAGCACTGGCAAAACTGGGTAATATGTGTGACATCCCTGTACATGTTGTCGTTCCTGATTCCGCACCAGAGGAACTCATTGACATATTCAAAACAGAAAACGCTACCATCACTTGTGTAGATCACAACTTTTTCCTTCTCGGTGTTATCACTCGTGCTCGACAAATTGCAGAAGAAGATAGTAGCTGGACGTTACTCGCCCAACATCTCAATAGAGTGAACACGGCCATTCATGAATACCAGACCGGCACCGAAATTCGCGAGCAATTGAATGGTACTTATGCCGATGGCTGGGTTGCGGCGGTGGGAACAGGTGGCACTTTAGCTGGTGTGGCTACAGCCTTGCGTCGAGATAATCCTCAACTGAAAGTGTGGGGGACGACAACGAAAGAATTGCCTTACGGTTCACTGGCTGCGCCTAACGGTAAAAAAAAGTTTGCGGGTGCTGGTGGATTTGGCTGGGGTTTCCGTCAACCTTTTATTAATCAACTCATGCCTGAAGAACCATATTTTAATCAAGTGTCCTACAGAGAAGCCATCAGCGCAATGTATGAATTTTTCCAATTAACGGGAATGAAAATTGGCTCTTCATCGGCAGCAAACTGGAAAACCGCGTGGAAACTTGCTGAAACGATGACACCTGATCAGCAAATTGTGACACTGTTTGCTGATGCCGGAAGCGATGCAGACAGAGAACTGGGTCGCGAGTGGTTTAACCAACCCAGCTAA
- a CDS encoding putative toxin: MNKLLKFLSQISFALFVFLVSFASLASTKAPFQTTSNLTNTLACTPPPADPEIRDLARALNYNLDLIYEYVYYGIDYSPTFGLKKGPLGTFLDRRGNNMDQNTLFVTLLRQSCIKADYRYGVSTIPAEMIANLLGVENNATLLANNLGNSGIPACVKIEGNDQCVKTGGQAKTVNLQHIWTEVTHNGKTHQLDPSFKSYQNFTPINAASIMGFNKKEFLTAATKEASSISGVPANINSIRNLNRDNIRAKLNAYAEMLANEIGKKHPDKSMAEIFGGRQITNTNYLAFFSANSSTLCAEIENCLPVPNTLKSAFTVKISDTPSSPASINMTLYADQISGKRLTLDYNNANQPVLTLDGTVIATGSTTKTATQLITTTLSTPYVTSYDNYSGQNVVKTGGTYSIILAAGEIGRDTLTHYQNTAVRAQAAGKADTSEAVLGAGLAAIGYAYLSQSISSDLLAANLGGFNNKHHFTVGVAGYNGSVYVDFPIQLVSSAGKTLSFSHDDLTGIAFNSAIRQSSLESSSVKQLQEVEAVSTTRMFDYSNISGIGFLEATPQNWSAVKRLLVNWDASSLADMETYLTAKEGDNRKVFVPQNGSRTVNAWSGNGYYLHENDKVKLNNSISYKISGGFKGGFASEKRSWVSDKWNMVKASAQSAYQAFKSVDPIDLRSGYFLYDHADISTGSAAYPFGLTLTRSYNSGQKDTKTALGYGWRHNFMLSAKRDSDPYEAFGQYNPLAAVTSIVATQVIQELQTSPTLTNTAISSIIGSWLMDQLVDNAITVQTNEGTRKFIKIPTSSGGITFVPPPGDGSTLTLGEGNAVTITDKTGVVTRFDKEGDIQSWEDKNRNTVTFTYSGTGKNKNLKTVANGMGRKLEFSYNNNNQLTSISDGYRSVSYGYDGQNNLLNFKNALNATYRYGYEGLGLLTTLYNPAFPDTTTVRNTYDHSGRIQTQADPFGNVWHYLFANETRTQETDPLGNSRVIYYDRNGNLLADFNQTGAATRYTYNGIGLRTQIVGPRGLSEHFTYDDKANILTKTLSPTPGSVDAITGKPAEPITEKWTYSALSLPLTHTDFLGRVTKYDYDGQGNLTRIAQPEVSKPGGAGKHAPITLTAYNAQGLPLTTSDPEGRVTQNTYDTRTFDLISTTVDPGAGHLNLTTTYTYDAVGNKTTQKDPKNLTTHFLYDAQRRLVQVTAPQGLGLTQYVYDANGNLSETKIATGDTVSPFLVTKTQYNAANNPLVVTEPDGKTITTTYDALNRVDTVTSSSGRRTRTTYDAASRPVKMTDDIASQHDASITKNRGTVVRETRSYTPGGLLAILTDANNNTINYKYDAFERQSELHYPDGSYDMYVFNAVGKNIVFQRRDGSQIWYEYDNLDRTIRKKPDNQPVISYEYDYSGRILSLTPSANPEFAVSYTYDTAGRTLSETTAIFGTTQFTLDNNGNRFSMALPSLAGGLNVSNVYDALNRMTGVYQGPPTAATPLVHYGYDPAGRRTVAVYGNLQQPLAKTNLTYNQASLPATLTHQWNGAQLNVGYQYNTDRQKTHVSLSDKSFAPAALPDSSQTYKSNNLNQYTTVNDSVLEYDKRGNLINDGIWVYRYDTENRLVSAEKAGMKLEFGYDALNRRITKKVTKDNVTTTYAYLSIGDQEMAVFSGIGTADFSGAYLYGAGLDEVVADITTRGHNFYFQDALGSTIALTNAQGAVIEKHGYTAYGLESVSGSNNAAFRFAGRRIDPETGLSYNRARYYSPTLGRFLQTDPAGIEGGLNLYAYVGNDPVNFIDPTGQWGETVSLGLDALPVVGALKGGYEFFQDPSWINAGVAVAGIVPGGKVAAKGAKWASKAGREGEAAVKSVYDIGGKRKITVEGRDRIPDGINFDNSTLNEVKNVKRQSLTRQLKDYSEYAQKKELDFNLFTRPDTKISKPLQEQIDKGLIKRKDIP, encoded by the coding sequence ATGAATAAACTTCTTAAATTCTTGTCCCAAATTTCATTCGCTTTATTCGTTTTTCTCGTCTCTTTCGCAAGTCTTGCTTCGACAAAAGCCCCATTTCAAACAACATCAAATCTTACTAATACCTTAGCATGTACGCCTCCGCCAGCCGATCCGGAAATCAGGGATCTCGCGCGTGCGCTTAATTACAATCTCGATCTAATTTATGAATATGTCTATTACGGTATTGATTACTCGCCGACATTCGGCCTGAAGAAAGGCCCGTTGGGTACTTTCCTTGATCGGCGAGGCAATAATATGGATCAGAATACCCTGTTTGTCACACTATTGCGCCAGTCCTGTATCAAGGCGGATTATCGCTATGGTGTCTCAACTATCCCGGCTGAAATGATAGCCAATCTGCTTGGTGTCGAAAATAATGCTACCCTTTTGGCCAATAACCTTGGAAATAGTGGTATCCCTGCCTGTGTAAAGATAGAAGGTAACGACCAATGTGTGAAGACTGGCGGACAGGCAAAAACAGTTAACCTTCAGCATATTTGGACAGAAGTCACACACAATGGTAAAACCCATCAACTGGATCCCTCATTTAAATCGTACCAAAACTTTACACCCATCAATGCAGCATCAATAATGGGCTTCAACAAAAAGGAATTTTTAACTGCTGCAACAAAAGAGGCTTCTTCCATCTCCGGTGTACCTGCCAATATTAATTCGATCAGAAATCTGAATAGAGACAATATCCGGGCAAAACTCAATGCCTACGCAGAAATGCTCGCCAATGAAATTGGTAAAAAACACCCCGACAAATCCATGGCAGAGATTTTTGGTGGACGCCAAATTACAAACACGAATTATCTGGCATTTTTTTCTGCTAACAGTAGTACGCTTTGTGCAGAAATAGAAAATTGTTTACCCGTACCAAATACACTTAAGAGCGCCTTTACGGTAAAAATTTCTGACACGCCATCATCTCCTGCCTCTATCAATATGACACTTTACGCCGATCAGATATCAGGCAAGCGTCTGACTTTAGACTATAACAACGCCAATCAGCCCGTTTTGACATTGGATGGCACTGTTATTGCAACAGGAAGTACAACCAAAACAGCAACACAACTGATCACTACAACACTGTCAACCCCCTATGTCACCAGCTATGATAACTATTCAGGACAAAATGTTGTCAAAACAGGTGGTACCTACTCCATTATTCTGGCTGCCGGCGAAATTGGTCGTGACACTCTCACCCATTATCAAAATACAGCCGTTAGAGCACAGGCTGCAGGAAAGGCCGATACATCTGAAGCGGTATTAGGGGCAGGTCTTGCTGCTATCGGATATGCTTACTTGAGCCAGTCCATCAGTTCGGATTTGCTTGCCGCTAATCTTGGTGGTTTTAATAACAAGCACCACTTTACCGTAGGAGTTGCCGGATATAACGGGAGCGTCTATGTGGATTTCCCCATTCAGCTTGTAAGTAGTGCAGGTAAAACGCTCTCTTTTTCTCACGATGATCTGACAGGCATTGCATTCAACAGCGCCATTCGTCAAAGCTCCCTTGAATCCAGCAGTGTCAAACAGCTTCAGGAGGTAGAAGCGGTTTCAACCACGCGCATGTTTGATTATTCCAACATAAGCGGCATCGGCTTTCTTGAGGCCACTCCGCAAAACTGGTCTGCTGTCAAACGCCTTCTAGTCAACTGGGATGCTTCCTCTCTTGCTGATATGGAAACTTATCTAACAGCAAAAGAAGGAGATAATCGTAAAGTTTTTGTACCGCAAAATGGTTCACGCACAGTCAATGCCTGGAGTGGAAATGGTTATTACCTACACGAAAATGACAAAGTAAAACTAAATAATTCCATCTCATATAAAATCAGTGGCGGGTTTAAAGGCGGTTTTGCCTCTGAAAAAAGATCCTGGGTGAGCGATAAATGGAATATGGTCAAGGCAAGTGCCCAATCAGCTTATCAGGCTTTCAAAAGTGTAGACCCTATCGATCTCCGTAGCGGTTATTTTCTTTACGATCATGCAGATATCAGCACAGGATCTGCCGCCTATCCTTTCGGGCTGACACTCACCCGTAGCTATAATTCGGGCCAAAAAGACACAAAAACAGCACTTGGCTATGGATGGCGTCATAATTTCATGCTCAGCGCCAAACGTGACAGCGACCCTTATGAAGCCTTCGGGCAATATAACCCCTTAGCGGCCGTTACATCCATCGTTGCTACACAGGTTATACAGGAACTGCAAACTTCTCCGACACTGACTAATACAGCGATTTCCTCAATTATTGGCAGCTGGTTGATGGATCAATTAGTCGATAATGCCATTACCGTTCAAACCAATGAGGGAACACGAAAATTTATTAAAATTCCGACTTCCTCTGGAGGTATTACTTTTGTTCCCCCGCCTGGTGATGGCTCAACGTTGACCCTTGGAGAAGGGAATGCCGTTACTATCACCGACAAAACGGGTGTTGTCACACGCTTTGATAAAGAGGGAGATATTCAATCCTGGGAGGATAAAAACAGAAATACGGTGACCTTTACCTATTCAGGGACAGGAAAAAATAAAAATCTAAAAACCGTTGCCAATGGCATGGGGCGGAAATTGGAGTTTTCCTATAATAATAACAATCAACTGACATCCATTTCAGACGGTTACCGTTCAGTCAGCTACGGTTATGACGGGCAAAATAACCTGCTCAACTTTAAAAACGCGCTTAACGCGACATATCGCTATGGTTATGAAGGCTTAGGTCTGCTCACGACCTTGTATAACCCCGCCTTCCCTGACACCACGACGGTCAGAAACACCTATGACCATTCAGGACGTATTCAAACCCAGGCCGATCCTTTTGGCAATGTCTGGCATTATCTTTTTGCCAATGAGACCCGGACACAAGAAACCGATCCTCTCGGTAATAGTCGCGTTATTTATTATGACAGAAATGGCAACCTGTTAGCTGACTTTAACCAAACAGGGGCGGCAACACGTTATACCTATAACGGCATAGGGCTTCGTACACAGATTGTTGGCCCCCGCGGTTTATCAGAACATTTCACCTACGATGATAAAGCCAATATTTTAACAAAAACTCTTTCCCCCACCCCGGGATCTGTCGATGCTATCACCGGAAAACCCGCCGAGCCGATTACCGAAAAGTGGACCTATTCCGCCCTTTCCCTGCCACTCACCCATACTGATTTTTTAGGCAGAGTGACAAAATATGATTATGACGGACAAGGCAATCTTACCCGAATAGCTCAGCCTGAAGTCTCAAAACCCGGCGGGGCCGGCAAACATGCTCCCATTACCCTTACCGCTTATAACGCTCAGGGTTTACCTTTAACGACAAGCGATCCAGAAGGACGCGTAACCCAAAATACCTATGACACGCGAACATTTGATCTCATCTCAACAACAGTCGATCCGGGCGCAGGGCATTTAAACCTAACCACAACCTATACTTATGATGCTGTTGGCAATAAAACAACACAGAAAGATCCCAAAAATCTTACCACCCACTTTCTTTACGATGCTCAGAGACGTTTGGTACAAGTAACCGCTCCACAGGGGCTTGGCCTTACACAATATGTTTACGATGCCAATGGCAACCTGAGTGAAACAAAAATTGCCACTGGTGATACTGTATCGCCCTTTCTTGTCACAAAAACGCAATATAATGCAGCTAATAACCCGCTTGTCGTCACTGAGCCGGATGGCAAAACAATAACAACCACTTATGATGCCCTGAATCGGGTTGATACGGTAACTTCGTCATCAGGGCGGCGTACCCGCACCACCTATGATGCGGCTTCACGCCCCGTCAAGATGACTGATGACATTGCCAGCCAGCATGATGCTTCGATCACGAAAAATCGGGGGACGGTGGTACGGGAAACTCGCAGCTATACCCCGGGCGGTCTCCTCGCCATCCTCACGGATGCCAATAACAACACCATCAACTATAAATATGATGCGTTTGAACGCCAGTCTGAACTCCATTACCCCGATGGCTCTTATGATATGTATGTGTTCAATGCTGTTGGGAAAAATATTGTTTTCCAGCGTCGCGATGGAAGCCAAATCTGGTATGAATACGATAATCTTGACCGGACCATAAGGAAAAAACCGGATAATCAGCCGGTTATCAGTTATGAATATGATTATAGCGGGCGTATTCTCTCCCTGACTCCCAGTGCTAACCCGGAGTTTGCTGTTTCTTACACGTATGATACGGCAGGGCGAACCCTCTCTGAAACAACGGCAATATTCGGCACGACGCAATTCACGCTTGATAATAATGGCAACCGTTTTTCCATGGCACTGCCCTCCCTTGCCGGTGGACTGAATGTGTCCAATGTTTATGATGCCTTAAACCGGATGACCGGGGTTTATCAGGGACCACCAACAGCAGCAACGCCCCTTGTTCACTATGGTTATGATCCGGCAGGCAGGCGTACTGTTGCGGTTTATGGTAATCTTCAACAGCCCCTTGCAAAAACAAATCTGACCTATAATCAGGCCAGTCTGCCTGCAACCCTGACCCATCAATGGAACGGAGCGCAACTCAACGTGGGTTATCAGTACAACACTGACCGCCAGAAAACGCACGTGAGTCTTTCAGATAAAAGCTTTGCACCCGCAGCACTACCCGACTCAAGTCAAACCTATAAGAGTAACAATCTTAACCAATATACGACGGTCAATGACTCAGTGCTTGAATATGATAAGCGTGGCAACCTGATCAACGATGGGATTTGGGTTTATCGATATGATACGGAAAATAGGCTGGTGAGCGCTGAAAAAGCCGGTATGAAGCTGGAGTTTGGCTATGATGCCTTAAACCGACGTATCACCAAAAAGGTGACCAAAGATAATGTCACCACCACGTATGCTTATCTCAGCATCGGTGATCAGGAAATGGCGGTATTTAGTGGTATTGGTACAGCCGATTTTAGCGGTGCTTATCTCTATGGCGCCGGCCTTGATGAAGTGGTGGCCGATATTACCACGCGTGGTCATAATTTCTATTTTCAGGATGCCTTAGGCTCGACCATTGCCCTCACCAATGCGCAGGGTGCGGTCATCGAAAAACATGGCTATACTGCTTATGGATTAGAAAGTGTCTCAGGTAGTAACAATGCGGCTTTCCGTTTTGCGGGGCGGCGCATTGACCCTGAAACGGGGCTGTCCTACAACCGGGCCCGCTATTACTCCCCGACGCTGGGGCGCTTTTTGCAGACCGACCCCGCAGGCATTGAGGGCGGTTTGAACCTGTATGCCTATGTGGGTAATGACCCCGTTAACTTTATCGACCCGACGGGGCAATGGGGAGAGACGGTCAGTCTCGGGCTGGATGCGTTACCGGTTGTCGGCGCCCTGAAAGGCGGTTATGAGTTTTTCCAAGATCCATCCTGGATTAATGCGGGCGTTGCCGTTGCCGGTATTGTGCCGGGCGGTAAAGTCGCCGCAAAAGGGGCAAAATGGGCCAGTAAAGCGGGGCGTGAAGGTGAAGCTGCCGTCAAGAGCGTCTATGATATTGGTGGTAAAAGAAAAATAACGGTAGAAGGCCGTGACCGCATTCCGGATGGGATTAATTTTGATAATAGTACCTTAAATGAAGTGAAAAATGTCAAACGCCAGAGCCTGACCCGACAGCTGAAAGACTACTCGGAGTATGCTCAGAAAAAAGAGCTGGATTTTAACCTGTTTACGCGGCCAGATACTAAAATATCGAAACCATTGCAGGAGCAGATTGATAAGGGCCTTATTAAACGCAAGGATATCCCATGA
- the acnB gene encoding bifunctional aconitate hydratase 2/2-methylisocitrate dehydratase, which produces MLEEYRKHVAERAAQGIVPKPLDAAQAAALVELLKTPPKGEEDFLSDLLTNRVPPGVDEAAYVKAGFLAAIAKGEATSPLVTPEKAIELLGTMQGGYNIHALIDALDDEKLAPIAAKALSHTLLMFDSFYDVEGKAKAGNPHAKLIMQSWADAEWFLERPELAEKMTVTVFKVTGETNTDDLSPAPDAWSRPDIPLHALAMLKNAREGIEPDQAGVVGPIKQIEALNKKGYPLAYVGDVVGTGSSRKSATNSVLWFMGEDIPFVPNKRGAGVVLGGKIAPIFFNTMEDAGALPIEVDVSKLNMGDVIDIYPYKGEIRRHETNELLAAFELKTDVLVDEVRAGGRIPLIIGRGLTGKARESLGLPHSDIFRQAKEVAKSDRGFSLAQKMVGRACGAKGIRPGEYCEPKMTSVGSQDTTGPMTRDELKDLACLGFSADLVMQSFCHTAAYPKPVDVTTHHTLPDFIMNRGGVSLRPGDGIIHSWLNRMLLPDTVGTGGDSHTRFPIGISFPAGSGLVAFAAATGVMPLDMPESVLVRFKGKMQPGITLRDLVHAIPYYAIQQGLLTVEKKGKKNIFSGRILEIEGLPELKVEQAFELADASAERSAAGCTIKLDKAPIIEYLQSNIVLLKWMIAEGYGDRRTLERRIVGMENWLKDPQLLEADADAEYAAVIEIDLADIKEPILCAPNDPDDARLLSEVANSKIDEVFIGSCMTNIGHFRAAGKLLDQHKGQLPTRLWVAPPTKMDAAQLTEEGYYSVFGKSGARIEIPGCSLCMGNQARVADGVTVVSTSTRNFPNRLGTGANVYLASAELAAVSSLLGRLPTPEEYLQFMDKVDETAADTYRYLNFDQLNQYTEKADDVIFQTAV; this is translated from the coding sequence GTGCTAGAAGAATACCGCAAGCACGTAGCCGAGCGTGCAGCTCAAGGCATCGTCCCTAAACCGTTAGACGCAGCTCAGGCAGCAGCGCTGGTTGAATTACTGAAGACCCCACCTAAAGGTGAAGAAGATTTTCTGTCAGATCTACTGACCAATCGTGTTCCTCCTGGTGTAGATGAAGCTGCTTATGTCAAAGCGGGTTTCCTTGCTGCCATTGCTAAAGGTGAAGCTACATCTCCTTTGGTCACACCGGAAAAAGCCATTGAATTATTGGGAACCATGCAGGGTGGATATAATATTCATGCCTTAATTGATGCCCTTGATGATGAAAAACTGGCACCGATAGCGGCGAAAGCGCTTTCTCATACTTTGCTGATGTTTGACAGTTTCTATGATGTAGAAGGAAAAGCAAAAGCGGGTAATCCCCATGCTAAGCTGATTATGCAGTCATGGGCTGATGCCGAATGGTTCCTTGAACGCCCAGAATTGGCGGAAAAGATGACTGTTACTGTCTTTAAGGTCACGGGTGAAACCAACACCGATGACCTCTCTCCTGCACCTGATGCGTGGTCACGCCCTGATATTCCTTTACATGCTCTGGCAATGCTCAAAAATGCCCGTGAAGGTATTGAACCTGATCAAGCGGGTGTCGTCGGCCCGATTAAACAAATCGAAGCCCTGAATAAGAAAGGCTATCCGTTGGCCTATGTCGGTGACGTTGTCGGTACGGGCTCTTCCCGTAAATCGGCAACTAACTCTGTTTTGTGGTTTATGGGCGAAGATATTCCGTTTGTGCCGAATAAACGGGGTGCAGGTGTAGTGCTGGGCGGAAAAATCGCACCTATTTTCTTCAATACTATGGAAGATGCAGGTGCGTTGCCGATTGAAGTCGATGTTTCTAAACTCAATATGGGTGATGTGATTGATATCTATCCCTATAAAGGTGAAATACGTCGTCATGAAACAAATGAATTGCTTGCTGCTTTTGAACTGAAAACCGACGTCTTGGTAGACGAAGTCCGTGCTGGCGGTCGTATCCCATTGATTATCGGTCGTGGCTTGACCGGAAAAGCGCGTGAATCATTGGGCTTGCCACACAGTGACATATTCCGTCAGGCAAAAGAGGTTGCGAAAAGTGATCGCGGTTTCTCATTGGCTCAGAAAATGGTGGGTCGTGCTTGCGGTGCCAAGGGTATCCGTCCGGGAGAATATTGTGAGCCTAAGATGACTTCTGTCGGCTCTCAGGATACCACAGGGCCAATGACACGGGATGAATTGAAAGATTTAGCCTGTCTGGGCTTCTCTGCGGATTTGGTCATGCAGTCATTCTGTCATACCGCGGCTTATCCAAAACCTGTTGATGTAACGACACATCATACTTTGCCTGATTTTATCATGAACCGTGGTGGGGTATCGCTGCGTCCGGGAGATGGTATTATCCACTCATGGCTAAACCGGATGTTGTTGCCTGATACCGTGGGCACAGGCGGAGACTCTCACACTCGTTTCCCTATTGGTATCTCTTTCCCTGCTGGTTCCGGCTTAGTGGCATTTGCTGCTGCAACAGGGGTAATGCCGCTGGATATGCCTGAATCCGTTTTGGTGCGCTTTAAAGGAAAAATGCAGCCTGGTATTACCTTACGTGATCTGGTTCATGCGATCCCTTACTATGCGATTCAGCAGGGTCTGCTGACTGTGGAGAAGAAGGGTAAGAAAAATATCTTCTCTGGTCGCATTCTTGAGATTGAAGGTTTGCCAGAACTCAAAGTTGAGCAGGCTTTTGAACTGGCTGATGCTTCTGCGGAACGTTCTGCGGCAGGCTGTACCATTAAGTTGGATAAAGCGCCGATCATTGAATACCTGCAATCAAATATTGTATTGCTGAAATGGATGATTGCTGAAGGTTATGGTGATCGCCGGACGCTGGAACGCCGCATTGTGGGCATGGAAAACTGGTTGAAAGATCCACAGTTGCTGGAAGCGGATGCGGATGCAGAATATGCCGCAGTGATTGAAATCGATCTTGCGGATATCAAAGAGCCTATTTTATGCGCCCCGAACGATCCAGATGATGCACGCCTGTTATCAGAAGTTGCGAACAGTAAAATTGACGAAGTATTTATCGGCTCTTGTATGACCAATATTGGTCACTTCCGCGCGGCGGGTAAATTGTTGGATCAGCATAAAGGCCAATTACCGACTCGCTTGTGGGTTGCTCCGCCAACTAAAATGGATGCAGCCCAATTAACGGAAGAGGGGTATTACAGTGTCTTTGGTAAAAGTGGGGCACGTATTGAGATACCGGGCTGTTCACTGTGCATGGGAAATCAGGCACGTGTGGCAGATGGTGTAACTGTGGTATCCACTTCTACCCGTAACTTCCCGAACCGCCTTGGCACTGGTGCAAATGTTTATTTGGCCTCTGCGGAGCTGGCAGCCGTGTCTTCATTGTTGGGTCGATTGCCAACACCGGAAGAGTATCTGCAATTCATGGATAAAGTCGATGAAACCGCCGCAGACACTTACCGTTACCTCAATTTTGACCAATTGAATCAGTACACGGAAAAAGCGGATGATGTGATCTTCCAAACCGCTGTATAA
- a CDS encoding YacL family protein, with product MEYEFMQDIAGQVTTSFSMDHEAIGHWLNEEVKGDLSILDKIISALDDIKGSERQWQLAGHEYTLLMSEDEIMIRANQLQFDTELVEEGMSYYDNESLAFCGTDDFIVMLADYRKFILQKDQA from the coding sequence ATGGAATATGAATTTATGCAGGATATTGCCGGCCAGGTAACAACATCTTTTTCAATGGATCACGAAGCGATCGGGCATTGGTTGAATGAAGAAGTGAAAGGTGATTTGAGCATATTGGATAAAATAATCTCAGCCTTGGATGATATTAAAGGCAGTGAGCGTCAGTGGCAGTTGGCGGGTCATGAATACACGCTGTTGATGAGCGAAGATGAAATCATGATTAGGGCCAATCAACTTCAGTTTGATACCGAGCTGGTGGAAGAGGGAATGAGTTACTACGATAACGAAAGCTTGGCTTTTTGTGGAACAGACGATTTTATCGTTATGTTAGCTGATTACCGAAAGTTTATTTTGCAAAAAGATCAAGCGTAA
- the mscS gene encoding small-conductance mechanosensitive channel MscS, whose translation MEKINLSNEIDKAAGWFASNQDLLIQYVVNIVSAILILIVGLFIAKLVSKTVKRVMSLRGIDTTISDFLSAIIRYAVIAFTVIAVLGKLGIQTASVIAVIGAAGLAVGLALQGSLSNFAAGVLLVIFRPLRTGEYVNIGAVEGTVVQVQIFSTTLRTTDDRIIVIPNGKIIADNIINTSREPNRRTQIIVGVAYNADIDDVKKVLGDVIKEDKRIQHERGVTIRLHEMAPSSLNFIVRVWTTNGDAWEVYWDLMENFKRALDKHNIGIPFPQMDVYLHQQPVVSQKTTGE comes from the coding sequence ATGGAAAAGATCAATCTGTCAAATGAGATTGATAAAGCGGCAGGCTGGTTTGCCAGCAACCAGGATTTACTGATCCAGTATGTGGTGAATATTGTATCTGCCATTCTGATTCTTATTGTCGGCTTATTTATTGCCAAATTAGTCAGCAAAACAGTCAAACGTGTGATGTCATTACGTGGCATTGATACCACTATCTCTGATTTTTTGTCCGCGATTATTCGTTATGCGGTCATTGCATTTACGGTTATCGCTGTTCTGGGAAAATTGGGGATACAAACCGCGTCAGTCATTGCCGTCATCGGTGCCGCAGGTTTGGCTGTCGGCCTGGCATTGCAAGGTTCGCTGTCTAATTTTGCTGCGGGGGTATTGTTGGTTATTTTCCGGCCGCTTCGTACAGGTGAATATGTCAACATCGGTGCCGTAGAAGGCACTGTCGTGCAAGTGCAGATTTTCTCTACAACATTGCGCACGACGGATGATCGTATCATTGTGATCCCCAACGGTAAGATTATTGCAGACAATATTATCAATACTAGCCGTGAACCGAACCGTCGTACCCAAATTATCGTTGGAGTTGCCTATAACGCAGATATTGATGATGTGAAAAAAGTGTTGGGTGATGTGATTAAAGAAGATAAACGTATCCAACATGAAAGAGGAGTCACTATTCGCCTGCATGAAATGGCACCTTCGTCACTGAATTTTATTGTGCGTGTATGGACGACCAATGGCGATGCCTGGGAAGTGTATTGGGATTTGATGGAAAATTTCAAACGTGCCTTAGATAAGCACAATATTGGTATTCCATTCCCACAAATGGATGTATACCTGCATCAGCAGCCAGTTGTCTCACAGAAGACGACGGGAGAATAA